One window of Botrimarina mediterranea genomic DNA carries:
- a CDS encoding lamin tail domain-containing protein, producing the protein MTMRILNFLCAGLALSMASAANAGLIISEVVDGDLSGGNPKFVELTNTGTTDFTFTGGGIILQSNAATDLDIDVSLTGVTIPAGDSFVIQSSANGGEAVFESTYGFAADLYTGAFFSNGDDRYILTTADDSSVIVDIHGEIDVDGSGTAWEYLDSYAYRNADVLEGNGGVFDITEWFHAGVGALDTLDAAGHVALTTPGTHDFNAIPEPGTAILALLSLASAGAVTMRSRLG; encoded by the coding sequence ATGACGATGCGCATCTTGAATTTCCTCTGCGCCGGTCTGGCGCTATCCATGGCTAGCGCCGCAAACGCTGGCTTGATCATTTCGGAGGTCGTCGACGGCGACCTGTCCGGCGGCAACCCGAAGTTTGTTGAGCTCACCAACACCGGGACCACCGATTTCACGTTCACCGGCGGCGGCATCATCCTGCAGTCGAATGCCGCGACCGACCTCGACATCGACGTGAGCCTGACCGGCGTCACGATCCCTGCCGGCGACTCGTTCGTCATCCAGTCGTCGGCCAACGGCGGCGAGGCGGTTTTTGAGAGCACCTACGGCTTTGCCGCTGACCTGTACACCGGGGCGTTCTTCAGCAACGGCGACGACCGCTACATCCTGACCACGGCCGACGACAGCTCGGTGATTGTCGATATCCATGGCGAAATCGACGTCGATGGTTCGGGCACGGCGTGGGAGTACCTCGACAGCTATGCTTACCGGAATGCCGATGTCCTGGAAGGCAACGGCGGCGTGTTCGACATCACCGAGTGGTTCCATGCGGGCGTTGGGGCTCTGGACACGCTCGACGCTGCTGGTCACGTGGCGCTGACCACTCCCGGCACGCATGACTTCAATGCGATCCCCGAGCCGGGCACGGCCATCCTCGCCCTGCTGAGCCTCGCCTCGGCCGGTGCCGTGACGATGCGTTCGCGCTTGGGCTGA
- a CDS encoding vitamin B12-dependent ribonucleotide reductase, with protein sequence MATVDAGFSQQTQSGSQLANQPWDGQQPQKTFHGRLKIDAAFCPTDVADPFDTVNWEIRSSSIKDENGKVLFEQTNCEVPSFWSQLATNVICSKYFYGEVGTPQREYSVRQLIHRVSRTITDWGLADGYFASNEDGERFYRDLTWLCLHQHGAFNSPVWFNVGLYHQYGVTGAQCNWRWDPQTQNVVQPENPYEYPQGSACFIQSVGDNMEDIMRLATSEAMLFKFGSGTGTDLSTLRSKREKLSGGGIPSGPLSFMRVYDQIAAVVKSGGKTRRAAKMQSIKVWHPDVMEFIECKWREEQKAQTLIASGKYESNFNGEAYSSVMFQNANLSVRLTDDFMAAYEKDGEWKTRWVTDNTVEGPTFKAREVMDRMSECAWHCGDPGVQYDTTINRWHTCPNSGRINASNPCSEYMFLDDTACNLASVNLMKFVRKQDDENDVAGTFDHERYAAASRIYFIAQEILVDHASYPTDKIAANSHKYRPLGLGYANLGSLLMSSGLPYDSEEGRGVCGAITAIMHGTANLTSAELAEAVGTFDGYAENREPMNRVMQMHRDAVLQIGEECPAALRRAAQQVWDRVVVAGEAHGFRNAQATVLAPTGTISFMMDCDTTGIEPDIALVKYKQLAGGGMLKIVNNTVPRALEKLGYSRPEIESILAHIDREDTIEGAADLKPEHLPVFDCAFTPAGGTRSIAWRAHITMMAAAQPFLSGAISKTVNMPRDTTPEEIAQAYYDGWKLGLKALAIYRDGSKDSQPLNTKKQGGDKKAEEALVAKPRRERLPDTRKSLTHKFSVAGHEGYITVGMFEDGRPGELFITMAKEGSTIGGLMDAFGTSVSMSLQYGVPLEDYVRKFSHMRFEPQGHTKNPDIRIAKSLIDYIFRWLGITFLPGYKEASLGQPIDAGAAAPAGGSGSPPSDEPGETGPSFSEPVAKKADGVTEGQGATAVAANSLNSNGHTANGHATKVQPKPAYTPSLLERAGVVIAEGSRNEQFAGFQVDAPACDNCGSITVRNGNCYLCHNCGASMGCS encoded by the coding sequence ATGGCGACCGTCGACGCCGGCTTTTCGCAACAGACCCAATCCGGTTCCCAATTGGCCAACCAGCCGTGGGACGGCCAGCAGCCCCAGAAGACTTTCCACGGGCGGCTGAAGATCGACGCGGCCTTCTGTCCGACCGACGTGGCCGACCCGTTCGACACCGTCAACTGGGAGATCCGTTCGTCCAGCATCAAGGACGAGAACGGCAAGGTCCTCTTCGAGCAGACCAACTGCGAGGTGCCGTCGTTCTGGAGCCAGCTGGCCACCAACGTCATCTGCAGCAAGTACTTCTACGGCGAGGTCGGCACGCCTCAGCGTGAGTACAGCGTCCGCCAGCTCATCCACCGGGTGAGCCGCACGATCACCGACTGGGGTCTGGCGGACGGCTACTTCGCCAGCAATGAAGACGGCGAGCGCTTCTACCGCGACCTCACGTGGTTGTGCCTCCACCAGCACGGGGCGTTCAACTCGCCCGTCTGGTTCAACGTCGGCCTGTACCACCAGTACGGCGTCACCGGCGCGCAGTGCAACTGGCGCTGGGACCCGCAGACGCAGAACGTCGTGCAGCCGGAGAACCCGTACGAGTACCCGCAGGGCTCGGCGTGCTTCATCCAATCGGTTGGCGACAACATGGAAGACATCATGCGTCTCGCCACGAGCGAGGCCATGCTGTTCAAGTTCGGCTCGGGCACCGGCACCGACCTTTCGACGCTCCGCAGCAAGCGCGAGAAGCTGTCGGGCGGCGGCATCCCGTCGGGCCCGCTGTCGTTCATGCGGGTCTACGACCAGATCGCCGCGGTGGTGAAGTCGGGCGGCAAGACCCGTCGCGCCGCCAAGATGCAGTCGATCAAGGTCTGGCACCCGGACGTGATGGAGTTCATCGAGTGCAAGTGGCGTGAGGAGCAGAAGGCCCAGACGCTGATCGCCAGCGGCAAGTACGAGTCGAACTTCAATGGCGAAGCGTACAGCTCCGTCATGTTCCAGAACGCCAACCTGTCGGTCCGCCTGACGGACGACTTCATGGCGGCCTACGAGAAGGACGGCGAGTGGAAGACCCGCTGGGTCACCGACAACACCGTCGAAGGGCCGACCTTCAAGGCCCGCGAAGTGATGGACCGCATGAGCGAGTGCGCCTGGCACTGCGGCGACCCGGGCGTGCAGTACGACACGACGATCAACCGCTGGCACACGTGCCCCAACAGCGGCCGCATCAACGCGTCGAACCCGTGCAGCGAGTACATGTTCCTCGACGACACGGCGTGCAACCTGGCGAGCGTCAACCTGATGAAGTTCGTCCGCAAGCAGGACGACGAGAACGATGTCGCCGGGACGTTCGACCACGAGCGTTACGCCGCCGCCAGCCGCATCTACTTCATCGCCCAAGAGATCCTGGTCGACCACGCCAGCTACCCGACCGACAAGATCGCGGCCAATAGCCACAAGTACCGCCCGCTGGGTCTGGGCTACGCGAACCTCGGCAGCCTCCTCATGTCGAGCGGCCTGCCGTACGACTCCGAAGAGGGCCGCGGCGTGTGCGGCGCGATCACGGCGATCATGCACGGCACCGCCAACCTCACCAGCGCCGAGCTGGCCGAGGCGGTCGGCACGTTCGACGGCTACGCTGAGAACCGCGAGCCGATGAACCGCGTGATGCAGATGCACCGCGACGCGGTTCTGCAGATCGGCGAGGAGTGCCCCGCGGCGTTGCGTCGGGCTGCCCAGCAGGTCTGGGACCGCGTCGTCGTCGCGGGAGAGGCCCACGGCTTCCGCAACGCCCAGGCGACCGTCCTGGCGCCGACCGGCACCATCAGCTTCATGATGGACTGCGACACCACCGGCATCGAGCCGGACATCGCCCTGGTGAAGTACAAGCAGCTCGCCGGTGGCGGCATGCTGAAGATCGTCAACAACACGGTGCCGCGGGCGCTGGAGAAGCTCGGTTACAGCCGGCCGGAGATTGAATCGATCCTCGCGCACATCGACCGCGAAGACACGATCGAGGGCGCCGCGGACCTCAAGCCAGAGCACCTGCCGGTGTTCGACTGTGCGTTCACGCCGGCCGGCGGCACACGCAGCATCGCGTGGCGGGCGCACATCACGATGATGGCGGCCGCGCAGCCCTTCTTGTCGGGGGCCATTTCGAAGACGGTCAACATGCCGCGGGACACCACGCCCGAGGAGATCGCTCAGGCGTACTACGACGGCTGGAAGCTCGGCCTGAAGGCCCTGGCTATCTATCGCGACGGCTCGAAGGACAGCCAGCCGCTTAACACCAAGAAGCAGGGCGGCGACAAGAAGGCCGAAGAGGCTCTCGTGGCGAAGCCGCGGCGTGAGCGTCTGCCCGACACCCGCAAGTCGTTGACACACAAGTTCAGCGTCGCGGGTCACGAGGGTTACATCACCGTCGGCATGTTCGAGGACGGCCGCCCCGGCGAGCTGTTCATCACGATGGCCAAGGAAGGGAGCACCATCGGCGGCTTGATGGACGCCTTCGGCACCAGCGTGTCGATGAGCCTCCAGTACGGCGTGCCGCTGGAGGACTACGTCCGCAAGTTCAGCCACATGCGGTTCGAGCCGCAGGGTCACACCAAGAACCCGGACATCCGCATCGCCAAGAGCCTGATCGATTACATCTTCCGCTGGCTGGGGATCACGTTCCTGCCCGGCTACAAGGAGGCGTCGCTGGGCCAGCCGATCGACGCGGGCGCCGCGGCGCCCGCGGGAGGGTCGGGGTCTCCACCATCGGATGAACCCGGCGAGACAGGACCGTCTTTTAGCGAGCCCGTCGCCAAGAAGGCTGACGGGGTGACGGAGGGGCAAGGAGCCACCGCCGTGGCGGCGAACAGCCTCAACTCCAACGGTCACACGGCCAACGGCCATGCGACGAAGGTTCAGCCGAAGCCGGCCTACACCCCTTCGCTGCTAGAGCGGGCCGGCGTCGTCATCGCCGAAGGCTCGCGCAACGAGCAGTTCGCGGGTTTCCAAGTGGACGCCCCGGCGTGCGACAACTGCGGTTCGATCACGGTCCGCAATGGCAATTGCTACTTGTGCCACAACTGTGGCGCATCGATGGGATGTAGTTAA
- a CDS encoding class I SAM-dependent methyltransferase, with amino-acid sequence MSTTTYRWNARQFAASYDAAGPVIHPYYDEVQAAVVAAVPFGASGAVKIIDLGGGSGRLAERLLTAFPAATVTVVDPSGPFLELARERLARFGDRAGFVSSRAQESVWRRLVGPVDAIVSTSALHHLDAEEKNAVFAACCDSLEPGGLFVNGDEYRPPSDATYLAYLQEWGDHMRSAVAAGLTPPSFAEVVDRWAERNLDDFGGERQSGDDCHETVEEQTARLYGAGFKRVETRWRERLWGVLVATKA; translated from the coding sequence ATGAGCACGACCACCTACCGCTGGAACGCCCGGCAGTTTGCCGCCAGCTACGACGCCGCCGGGCCCGTCATCCACCCCTACTACGACGAGGTCCAAGCGGCCGTCGTCGCAGCGGTACCCTTTGGGGCCTCTGGCGCGGTAAAGATCATCGACCTGGGCGGCGGCTCCGGCCGGCTCGCCGAGCGGCTGCTGACGGCCTTCCCCGCGGCGACGGTCACGGTGGTCGATCCCTCGGGACCCTTCCTAGAGCTCGCCAGAGAGCGTTTGGCGCGTTTTGGCGACCGGGCGGGGTTTGTATCGTCTCGGGCGCAAGAGAGCGTCTGGAGGCGTCTGGTGGGCCCTGTGGACGCCATTGTGAGCACCTCCGCGCTGCACCACCTCGACGCGGAGGAGAAGAACGCCGTGTTCGCCGCCTGCTGCGATTCTCTCGAGCCCGGCGGCCTGTTCGTCAACGGCGACGAGTACCGCCCGCCATCCGACGCCACTTACTTGGCTTACCTCCAGGAGTGGGGTGACCACATGCGGTCGGCCGTCGCGGCGGGCCTGACGCCGCCGTCGTTCGCCGAGGTCGTCGATCGCTGGGCCGAGCGCAACCTCGACGACTTCGGTGGCGAGCGCCAGAGCGGCGACGACTGCCACGAGACCGTCGAGGAGCAAACCGCCCGGCTCTACGGCGCCGGCTTCAAGCGGGTCGAGACCCGCTGGCGCGAACGCCTCTGGGGAGTCCTCGTGGCGACGAAAGCGTAG
- a CDS encoding PQQ-binding-like beta-propeller repeat protein, whose product MPRLVSPVLVSLVLIAACCSPLMASDWLRFRGPNGSGVSADAAPPIEWSNDKNVAWKIDLPGPGSSCPIVVGGKVILTCWTGYGLSTEDPGDQANLKRMVLCYDRETGEELWTAEADAKLPEDKYEGMFAQHGYASHTPTSDGENVYVYFGRTGALAYNLDGEKLWQTDCGDGFGMSDWGSAASPVVVDDVLVCAATAESSALIGLDKKTGEELWRYGEDGWNGCWGTPIVVEVDGRKELVYSAPEKLIALDPATGKLLWHCVGSESNSITASVVANDGIVYFIGNRGASLAVKAGGEGDVTDTHIVWRENLQGSIPSPIYHEGRLYGVGRGGMLCFDAANGDRVYQARLNMPGAPADPPAGEANNDGERRRGGRGGRGGAGFRNMSYASPVIAGDYLYQIGRGGDGHVVKLGDEFNEVATNVLTDGGDFSATPAIVDGTMYLRSNKHLYCIRAAGESVAAR is encoded by the coding sequence ATGCCGCGACTTGTCTCGCCTGTTTTGGTCTCGCTGGTTCTCATCGCCGCTTGCTGCTCGCCGCTGATGGCGAGCGACTGGCTCCGCTTCCGCGGCCCCAACGGTTCGGGCGTCTCGGCCGACGCGGCGCCGCCGATCGAGTGGAGCAACGATAAGAACGTCGCTTGGAAGATCGACCTCCCCGGCCCCGGCTCATCGTGCCCGATCGTGGTCGGCGGCAAGGTGATCCTCACCTGCTGGACAGGCTACGGCCTCAGCACCGAGGACCCCGGCGACCAAGCCAACCTCAAGCGGATGGTCCTCTGCTACGACCGCGAAACCGGCGAAGAACTATGGACCGCTGAGGCCGACGCCAAGCTCCCCGAGGACAAGTACGAGGGGATGTTCGCCCAGCACGGTTACGCTTCGCACACCCCCACCAGCGATGGCGAGAACGTTTATGTCTACTTCGGCCGCACCGGCGCGCTCGCTTACAACCTCGACGGCGAGAAGCTGTGGCAGACCGACTGCGGCGACGGATTTGGCATGAGCGATTGGGGCTCGGCCGCGAGCCCCGTGGTGGTCGATGACGTGCTTGTCTGCGCCGCGACGGCCGAGAGCAGCGCGCTGATTGGCCTCGACAAGAAGACCGGCGAAGAACTTTGGCGTTACGGTGAGGACGGCTGGAACGGCTGCTGGGGGACGCCGATCGTTGTCGAAGTCGATGGCCGCAAGGAGCTGGTTTACTCGGCGCCCGAGAAGCTGATCGCGCTCGACCCGGCCACCGGCAAGCTGCTGTGGCACTGTGTGGGTTCTGAATCGAACAGCATCACGGCGAGCGTCGTCGCGAACGACGGCATCGTGTACTTCATCGGCAACCGCGGCGCATCGCTCGCCGTGAAGGCGGGCGGCGAGGGCGACGTCACGGACACGCACATCGTCTGGCGCGAGAACCTGCAAGGGAGCATCCCGTCGCCGATCTACCACGAGGGCCGGCTCTACGGCGTCGGCCGCGGCGGCATGCTCTGCTTCGACGCCGCCAATGGCGATCGCGTTTACCAAGCCCGCCTCAACATGCCCGGCGCCCCCGCGGATCCGCCCGCTGGAGAAGCCAACAACGATGGCGAACGTCGGCGCGGCGGCCGAGGTGGTCGTGGCGGCGCGGGCTTCCGCAACATGTCCTATGCGTCGCCCGTCATCGCCGGCGACTACCTCTACCAGATCGGCCGCGGCGGCGACGGCCACGTGGTGAAGCTCGGCGACGAGTTCAACGAGGTCGCCACCAACGTGCTCACCGACGGCGGCGACTTCAGCGCGACGCCCGCGATCGTCGATGGCACGATGTACCTGCGTTCGAACAAGCACCTCTACTGCATCCGCGCGGCGGGCGAGAGTGTCGCGGCGCGGTGA
- a CDS encoding GNAT family N-acetyltransferase, with translation MTVDINEVNDVADLDHYGRVWEQALAVTPAANFFQSLDWLRLSWPCFPRWQRLRALVSSSGDPWVVPFCVREERFKVGPLRLLTFPLNDWAGEFAPLGSDPATALRRGLEHAFATPRDWDLIDLRWTDEDFLPAAVEAFRAVGVRPQVEVRMERPVVAFTPDEPYEDQLSKKLRQNLRRSRKQLEAMGRFTVEHFRPAAGDDPRMDFFEACSRVGKESWQHQEKAGFTSDPVRAQMHGIHLAAAALGQLTLTTVRLDGLPIAFVYGFHHQGRTIAFRNGYDPQHAKTGVGALALHEWLLHCEASGDRLIDLGPGTYEYKLRAANAMRKTYSVAHHSRYAVRSQLMRAWRSIEPAFRGREAFEKRRLVQ, from the coding sequence ATGACTGTCGATATTAACGAAGTCAACGATGTTGCGGACCTCGACCACTATGGGCGGGTGTGGGAGCAAGCCCTCGCGGTGACGCCCGCCGCCAACTTCTTCCAGTCGCTCGATTGGCTCCGGCTCTCATGGCCGTGCTTCCCTCGTTGGCAACGACTGCGAGCGCTGGTCAGTTCCTCGGGTGATCCGTGGGTCGTCCCCTTCTGCGTCCGCGAAGAGCGCTTCAAGGTCGGCCCGCTGCGTTTGTTGACGTTCCCACTGAACGACTGGGCAGGAGAGTTCGCCCCGCTCGGCAGCGACCCAGCAACGGCGCTGAGACGCGGGCTCGAACATGCGTTCGCTACTCCGCGTGACTGGGACCTGATCGACCTGCGATGGACCGACGAAGACTTTCTGCCCGCCGCCGTCGAGGCCTTCAGGGCGGTCGGCGTCCGTCCGCAAGTCGAGGTGCGGATGGAGCGTCCGGTGGTCGCCTTCACGCCCGATGAACCCTACGAAGACCAATTGAGTAAGAAGCTGCGACAAAACCTGCGGCGTTCCCGGAAGCAGCTCGAAGCGATGGGGAGATTCACGGTCGAACACTTCCGACCCGCGGCAGGGGACGACCCGCGGATGGACTTCTTCGAGGCTTGCAGCCGGGTCGGCAAAGAGTCCTGGCAACACCAGGAGAAGGCGGGCTTCACGAGCGACCCCGTGAGAGCGCAGATGCATGGCATCCACCTGGCGGCGGCCGCGCTCGGCCAACTGACTCTGACTACGGTACGGCTCGATGGCCTACCAATTGCGTTCGTCTACGGCTTCCATCATCAAGGCCGCACGATCGCTTTCCGCAACGGGTACGACCCTCAGCACGCCAAGACCGGCGTCGGGGCCCTCGCCCTCCACGAGTGGCTGCTGCACTGCGAAGCAAGCGGCGACCGGCTTATCGATCTCGGCCCCGGGACATACGAGTACAAACTCCGCGCCGCCAACGCCATGCGAAAGACCTACAGCGTCGCCCATCACTCTCGCTACGCCGTCCGCTCGCAGTTGATGAGAGCCTGGCGGTCGATCGAACCAGCGTTCCGTGGCCGCGAAGCGTTTGAGAAACGCCGGCTTGTTCAGTGA
- the rplU gene encoding 50S ribosomal protein L21, translated as MYAIIVDGGRQYKVQEGQELALDYREDVKPGDVLTLDKVVAVGAGEGLKVGTPTVAGASVTASVLGTGQGVKIDVVKIRRRKNSRRHTGHRKMFTKVKIDAIAG; from the coding sequence ATGTACGCGATCATTGTTGACGGCGGCCGCCAGTACAAAGTCCAAGAGGGTCAGGAGCTGGCCCTGGACTACCGCGAAGACGTCAAGCCCGGCGACGTGCTGACGCTCGACAAGGTCGTCGCCGTCGGCGCCGGCGAGGGCCTCAAGGTCGGCACGCCGACCGTCGCGGGCGCGAGCGTCACGGCCTCGGTCCTCGGCACGGGTCAGGGCGTCAAGATCGACGTCGTGAAGATCCGCCGCCGCAAGAACAGCCGCCGCCACACCGGCCACCGCAAGATGTTCACGAAGGTGAAGATCGACGCGATCGCGGGCTGA
- a CDS encoding DUF1559 family PulG-like putative transporter: MKNRCPAPTSRPAFTLVELLVVIAIIGILVALLLPAVQAAREAARRNQCKNNLKQLALATLNYESAQRKLPPSANVDVSTSATTVNNGSWGVHGRLLDYIEEGSLSQLVDLELGWDLQPNNGQAFSNLQISVFQCPSDARAAEVRDPGSNRPLLYATNYGFNMGEWFVYDPTTNKGGRGMFYPNSHLPLAKVIDGTSKTLLAAEVKAWNPYTRNGGSPSETPPATVDDAATIVASGPDYKETGHTEWPDGRVHHTGFTTAMTPNTFVPYTNPNGLEVDADYNSWQEGKNGAGGEPTYAIITSRSHHAGQVQVAMVDGSVQAVTDGVELAVWRAMSTRDGEEVVTLP; this comes from the coding sequence ATGAAGAACCGCTGCCCCGCCCCAACAAGCCGACCGGCGTTCACGCTGGTCGAACTGCTGGTCGTCATCGCCATCATCGGCATCCTGGTGGCCCTGCTGCTGCCGGCGGTCCAAGCCGCGCGCGAAGCCGCCCGCCGCAACCAGTGCAAGAACAACCTCAAGCAGCTCGCCCTGGCGACGCTCAACTACGAGAGCGCCCAACGCAAGCTCCCCCCCAGCGCCAACGTCGATGTCAGCACCAGCGCGACCACCGTCAACAACGGTTCGTGGGGCGTCCATGGCCGGCTGCTGGACTACATCGAAGAAGGGAGCCTCAGCCAACTAGTCGATCTCGAGTTGGGGTGGGACCTTCAGCCCAACAACGGACAGGCGTTCAGCAACCTGCAGATCTCGGTCTTTCAGTGCCCCAGCGACGCCCGCGCCGCGGAGGTCCGTGACCCCGGCAGCAATCGGCCGCTGCTTTACGCCACCAACTACGGCTTCAACATGGGCGAGTGGTTCGTCTACGACCCCACCACCAACAAGGGCGGCCGCGGCATGTTCTATCCAAACAGCCACCTGCCGTTGGCGAAGGTCATCGACGGCACGTCGAAGACGCTGCTCGCCGCCGAGGTGAAGGCTTGGAACCCGTACACCCGCAACGGCGGTTCGCCGAGCGAGACGCCCCCGGCGACCGTTGACGACGCGGCGACCATTGTCGCCTCGGGCCCGGACTACAAAGAGACCGGCCACACCGAGTGGCCCGATGGCCGCGTCCACCACACGGGTTTCACTACTGCGATGACGCCCAACACGTTCGTCCCCTACACGAACCCGAACGGCCTGGAAGTCGACGCCGACTACAACTCCTGGCAAGAAGGCAAGAACGGCGCCGGCGGCGAGCCGACCTACGCCATCATCACCTCGCGCAGCCACCACGCCGGCCAAGTGCAGGTGGCGATGGTCGATGGCTCGGTGCAAGCCGTGACCGACGGTGTCGAGCTCGCCGTCTGGCGCGCCATGTCCACCCGCGACGGCGAAGAGGTCGTGACCCTGCCGTAG
- a CDS encoding SRPBCC family protein: MVARSKPNELYLTRVFDAPVAVVWDAWTDVEQVAQWWGPRGFTLTTHSKDLRVGGTWVYTMHGPDGTDWENITHYHEVVEPSKEKPGKLVYDHGASADRPPLFRVTVSFSETDGKTTMDMTMAFATAEMAAESRKFIKKAGGDSTWDRFAEYLDKQSTGKERFVINRSFDAPIETVFDMWTQPEHVARWLPPTGFQMDFLRSDIRVGGSAFYRMYNGAGEELHGRIEYREIEKPSLLVYTQSFTDADENLTRHQMAPVWPETMLTMVTFTSEGPDATRVKVVWEPCGVYSPEEAAAFVAERGGMTQGWTGSFDKLEELLA; encoded by the coding sequence ATGGTCGCCAGAAGTAAGCCGAATGAGCTCTATCTCACGCGAGTCTTCGACGCGCCGGTCGCCGTCGTTTGGGACGCGTGGACCGACGTCGAGCAGGTCGCGCAGTGGTGGGGGCCGCGCGGCTTCACGCTGACGACGCACAGTAAGGACCTGCGTGTCGGAGGGACGTGGGTCTACACGATGCACGGGCCCGACGGCACGGACTGGGAGAACATCACGCACTACCACGAGGTCGTCGAGCCGAGCAAGGAGAAGCCTGGGAAGCTTGTCTACGACCACGGCGCCTCGGCCGACCGGCCGCCGCTGTTCCGCGTCACGGTCTCGTTCAGCGAGACCGACGGTAAGACGACGATGGACATGACGATGGCGTTCGCCACGGCCGAGATGGCGGCGGAGAGTCGCAAGTTCATCAAGAAGGCCGGCGGCGACTCGACGTGGGACCGCTTCGCCGAGTACCTCGATAAACAGTCCACCGGCAAAGAACGCTTCGTCATCAACCGCAGCTTCGACGCGCCGATCGAAACGGTGTTCGACATGTGGACCCAGCCCGAGCACGTCGCGCGGTGGCTCCCGCCGACGGGCTTCCAGATGGATTTCTTGCGGTCCGACATCCGCGTCGGCGGCAGCGCATTCTACCGGATGTATAACGGCGCCGGCGAAGAGCTGCACGGCCGCATTGAGTACCGCGAGATCGAGAAGCCGAGCCTGCTGGTCTACACGCAATCGTTCACCGACGCCGACGAGAACCTGACACGGCACCAGATGGCGCCCGTCTGGCCCGAGACGATGCTGACGATGGTGACGTTCACGAGCGAAGGCCCCGACGCGACGCGCGTCAAAGTCGTCTGGGAGCCCTGCGGCGTCTACTCGCCCGAAGAGGCAGCGGCGTTCGTCGCCGAACGCGGCGGCATGACGCAAGGCTGGACAGGTTCGTTCGACAAGCTCGAAGAGCTGCTGGCTTGA
- a CDS encoding ArsR/SmtB family transcription factor, translating into MADQLSLAFAALADPTRRAMLARLAEGRVGVSELAEPFLDSMSLPAVTKHVQVLERAGLVTKTREAQRRPCELNVEGLRDIADWVEPYRAMWEETFDRLDEYLKTVAAKQTAVKRSPKKEPPLKKQAASKKRAKRVAAKVKTTAKPQTTPKPKATTPKAAKRGKKDGRQK; encoded by the coding sequence ATGGCCGACCAGCTCAGCCTCGCCTTCGCCGCCCTCGCCGACCCGACGCGCCGCGCCATGCTCGCCCGGCTCGCCGAGGGACGCGTCGGCGTGTCGGAGCTGGCGGAGCCGTTCCTCGACTCGATGAGCCTGCCGGCCGTCACCAAGCACGTGCAGGTGCTCGAGCGCGCGGGATTGGTAACGAAAACGCGTGAGGCGCAGCGGCGGCCTTGCGAGTTGAATGTCGAGGGCTTGCGCGACATCGCCGACTGGGTCGAACCCTACCGCGCGATGTGGGAGGAGACCTTCGATCGGCTCGATGAGTACTTGAAGACGGTTGCCGCGAAGCAAACGGCCGTGAAGAGAAGTCCGAAGAAAGAACCGCCTCTCAAGAAGCAAGCGGCGTCGAAGAAGCGAGCGAAGCGGGTGGCGGCCAAGGTGAAAACCACGGCTAAGCCGCAAACAACGCCAAAACCCAAAGCCACAACCCCGAAGGCCGCGAAGCGAGGCAAGAAAGATGGTCGCCAGAAGTAA